The window ATTAAGCCAACTCTTAAATCTGGTCTCGATTTTGTTATAGAACAATCAGATTATTTAACAGGTATTCACATACTAATGCCATATATAGAAGAACTGATAAGGCGAATAGTAAAAAAAGCAGGTAAGGTTGAGGTCGTTTTAGAACAGCATAAGACTAAGTTTTTTAGATGTATAATGTTAGATGGTTTATTAGAAAATGAAAATGTTAAAGAAGTTATAGGCGTAGATTTTCAAAAATCATTAAAAGTCTTATTAACCGATAGAGACCAAGTTAATCTAAGAAATGAGCTTTTACATGGTAGATTACCCTCTGACAAGATAAATGAAGCAGAAACTGTATTTGTTTCCTATTGTATACTCAAATTATTAAAAATTCTAAAAGATTTTCGCAAGGAGATACCCCAATGATATCCCCCCACAACTCCCTAATTGTCTTTCAAGATAAGAAAATAAGAAGACTCTGGCATGAAAATGAATGGTTTTATTCTGTTGTTGATATAGTAGAAGTTCTCACAGATAGCCCTACTCCAAGACAGTACTGGGGAAAGGTCAAGGACAGGGAATTCATCCAGCTTGAGTTGTCCCCAATTTGGGTACAACTGAAATTAAAAGCTGCTGATGGTAAATATTACAATACAGATTGTGTAAACACGAAAAACGCATTTAGGTTAATACAATCTATTCCTTCAAAGAAAACTGAACCATTTAAGCAATGGTTGGCTCAATTAGCTAAAGAAAGAATTGAAGAAATAGAAAACCCAGAACTAGCTCAAGATAGGGTAAAAGAGTATTATGAGCTTAAAGGCTATCCTAAAGAGTGGATTGATAAGCGATTAAAAGGTATAGCTATAAGACAAGAGCTAACAGATGAATGGAAAAATAGAGGCGTTGAAGAACAGAAGGATTTTGCGATTCTAACTAATGAAATATCTAAAGCAACATTTGGCAAAACTGTTGGTGAATACAAAGAGTTTAAG is drawn from Candidatus Woesearchaeota archaeon and contains these coding sequences:
- a CDS encoding phage antirepressor protein — translated: MISPHNSLIVFQDKKIRRLWHENEWFYSVVDIVEVLTDSPTPRQYWGKVKDREFIQLELSPIWVQLKLKAADGKYYNTDCVNTKNAFRLIQSIPSKKTEPFKQWLAQLAKERIEEIENPELAQDRVKEYYELKGYPKEWIDKRLKGIAIRQELTDEWKNRGVEEQKDFAILTNEISKATFGKTVGEYKEFKGLKKPKQNLRDHMTDWELILNMVGEKATTDITIAKDAKDLLHLKQTAKEGGDIAKNTRRELEQKIGKSILSKENYLYLEKKKKKELESKK
- a CDS encoding DUF4209 domain-containing protein is translated as MEQEELIDIKPTLKSGLDFVIEQSDYLTGIHILMPYIEELIRRIVKKAGKVEVVLEQHKTKFFRCIMLDGLLENENVKEVIGVDFQKSLKVLLTDRDQVNLRNELLHGRLPSDKINEAETVFVSYCILKLLKILKDFRKEIPQ